One part of the Nostoc sp. PCC 7120 = FACHB-418 genome encodes these proteins:
- a CDS encoding MFS transporter produces MTNKTIDSPFAPGLPALYIVAFLSGISLGLFNPFISTLMKQNNINDIVIGANSTLYFFIIAIGTPLVTKILRQIGLRKTMMLGFLLMGITAPLFPFTTQLSAWFLIRAVMGLACCLYLISGQTAINYFCNDKNRGIVNGLDALCFSLGFGIGPVMGAAFYNASPKTTFLLGSGLILSGIIVVYLGLPEKEIKFQIPRFQIIKKLRLPLHGSFAYGFSVATLVSLYPLYLLEQNYGVERIGYIFGLFILGGLISTIPVTHLADRIGKVKALRCSVIVVIVSVIGLSFIDDPNITPFFAFISGVGMSPVFPLSLALIGSRLAVDELSSGSALFTSIYSAGCTAGPILSAIVMTLLGTQYIFMLMMVIFVLFFLSLSKQNKYNRSLLSVER; encoded by the coding sequence ATGACTAATAAAACAATCGATTCTCCTTTTGCTCCTGGACTGCCAGCCCTTTATATTGTGGCATTTTTATCAGGAATCTCTTTAGGGTTATTTAATCCATTTATTTCCACCCTAATGAAACAAAATAACATCAATGATATTGTCATTGGTGCTAACTCTACACTCTACTTTTTTATCATTGCTATTGGCACCCCATTAGTTACCAAAATTCTCCGTCAGATAGGTTTGCGTAAAACCATGATGTTAGGGTTTTTGCTCATGGGAATAACTGCACCTTTATTTCCCTTCACAACCCAATTGTCTGCTTGGTTTTTGATACGTGCCGTGATGGGTTTAGCTTGTTGTTTATATCTCATCTCTGGACAAACTGCTATCAACTATTTCTGTAATGATAAAAATCGGGGCATTGTTAATGGGTTAGATGCTTTATGTTTTAGCTTAGGATTTGGAATTGGGCCAGTCATGGGAGCAGCTTTTTACAATGCTTCCCCTAAAACAACATTCCTCTTAGGTAGTGGATTAATTTTGAGTGGCATTATTGTCGTATATTTAGGACTACCAGAAAAAGAGATTAAGTTTCAAATCCCCCGCTTTCAGATTATTAAAAAGCTTAGGCTTCCATTGCATGGTTCCTTTGCCTATGGGTTTAGTGTCGCTACATTAGTATCTCTTTATCCTCTCTATTTACTAGAACAAAATTATGGCGTTGAGCGCATTGGTTATATTTTTGGGTTGTTTATTTTAGGAGGATTAATATCAACAATTCCGGTAACTCATTTAGCTGATCGCATAGGTAAAGTTAAAGCGTTGAGGTGTAGTGTGATTGTCGTGATTGTTTCGGTTATTGGTCTATCTTTTATAGACGATCCTAATATCACACCTTTCTTCGCTTTTATTTCTGGTGTAGGAATGAGTCCTGTTTTTCCCTTGTCCTTGGCTTTAATTGGGTCAAGACTGGCAGTTGATGAATTATCCTCTGGCAGTGCTTTATTTACCTCCATTTATAGTGCGGGATGTACGGCTGGGCCAATTTTATCGGCAATAGTGATGACGTTGCTCGGAACGCAATATATTTTTATGCTAATGATGGTTATTTTTGTTTTATTTTTCCTGAGTTTAAGCAAACAGAATAAATATAACCGTTCACTTCTAAGCGTTGAACGTTAA
- a CDS encoding PfaD family polyunsaturated fatty acid/polyketide biosynthesis protein, with amino-acid sequence MLTQGTSIATLNPPDSIAFDHESIQQKLLNLHQPCYVFLKNNQVGVSHQPIEGIQAQMMVNAILPQKLGDRSFLDFHGVNYAYAAGAMAGGIASETLVIALGKAGFLASFGSAGLVPQRVEKAIFQIQQALPTGPYAFNLIHSPSEEALEQGAVELYLKHGVRTVEASAYMDLTPHIVRYRAAGLHLNSQGEIQTHNKVIAKISRSEVAQKFLQPAPLKFLKSLVERGYITPLQAALAEKVPLADDITVEADSGGHTDNRSLVCLLPSIIALRDEIQHQYHYDHPVRVGAAGGIGTPEAALAAFMMGASYIVTGSINHSCIEAGTSDHTKQLLAQASMADMVMAPCADMFEMGVKVQLLKRGSLFPMRAQKLYDLYKTYGGIEEIPPEIRQTLETQIFRKNLDQVWDETVAYFSQRDPEQIARANNNPKRKMALIFRWYLGLSSRWSTSGDEQRKMDYQIWCGPAMGSFNEWVKGSYLELPENRTVVDVATHIMQGAAYLYRLQNLKLQGLNLPSQYCYYSPFNI; translated from the coding sequence ATGCTCACTCAAGGTACATCCATCGCCACCCTGAATCCTCCAGATTCTATTGCTTTCGATCATGAAAGTATTCAACAAAAATTGCTGAACTTACATCAACCTTGTTATGTATTTCTGAAAAATAATCAAGTAGGAGTATCCCATCAACCTATTGAAGGCATACAAGCACAAATGATGGTGAATGCCATCTTACCCCAAAAATTGGGCGATCGCAGTTTTCTTGATTTTCATGGAGTTAACTACGCCTATGCGGCTGGCGCGATGGCGGGGGGTATTGCCTCGGAAACCCTAGTCATTGCCTTGGGAAAAGCCGGATTTTTAGCCAGTTTCGGGTCAGCAGGATTAGTACCGCAACGGGTAGAAAAAGCTATTTTCCAAATTCAACAAGCCCTGCCTACTGGCCCTTATGCCTTCAATTTGATTCATAGCCCCTCAGAAGAAGCCCTAGAGCAAGGGGCTGTGGAACTTTACCTCAAACATGGGGTGAGGACAGTAGAAGCCTCAGCTTACATGGATTTAACCCCTCATATTGTCCGCTATCGTGCAGCCGGGCTACACCTAAATTCTCAAGGGGAAATTCAAACCCACAATAAAGTCATTGCCAAAATTTCCCGCTCTGAAGTAGCTCAAAAATTTCTGCAACCTGCACCGCTAAAATTCCTCAAATCCTTAGTAGAACGGGGATATATTACACCGTTACAAGCTGCTTTAGCCGAAAAAGTCCCCTTGGCGGATGATATTACCGTTGAGGCTGATTCAGGGGGTCACACTGATAACCGTTCTTTGGTATGTCTGCTACCCAGCATTATCGCCTTACGAGATGAAATTCAACACCAATACCATTATGACCATCCCGTAAGAGTAGGTGCGGCTGGCGGAATTGGCACACCGGAAGCGGCTTTAGCTGCCTTTATGATGGGGGCTAGTTATATTGTCACAGGTTCGATCAACCATAGTTGCATAGAAGCTGGAACCTCTGACCATACCAAACAATTATTAGCCCAAGCAAGCATGGCTGATATGGTGATGGCACCCTGCGCTGATATGTTTGAAATGGGGGTGAAGGTACAACTACTTAAACGGGGTAGTTTGTTCCCCATGCGCGCGCAAAAATTGTATGACCTTTATAAAACTTATGGAGGAATTGAAGAGATTCCCCCAGAGATACGTCAAACTCTAGAAACACAAATTTTCCGCAAAAATTTAGATCAAGTTTGGGATGAGACCGTTGCTTATTTTTCCCAACGAGATCCTGAACAAATTGCACGAGCTAATAACAACCCTAAACGGAAAATGGCTCTGATTTTTCGCTGGTATTTAGGATTATCTTCTCGTTGGTCAACTAGTGGAGATGAGCAGCGCAAAATGGATTATCAAATCTGGTGCGGCCCCGCAATGGGTTCCTTTAATGAATGGGTGAAAGGTTCCTATTTAGAATTGCCTGAAAATCGCACAGTTGTTGACGTAGCCACACATATTATGCAAGGTGCTGCCTATTTATATCGTCTACAAAATTTGAAATTACAAGGTCTTAATCTGCCATCTCAATACTGTTATTACAGTCCATTCAATATTTAG